A stretch of the Pseudorasbora parva isolate DD20220531a chromosome 13, ASM2467924v1, whole genome shotgun sequence genome encodes the following:
- the ercc6l2 gene encoding DNA excision repair protein ERCC-6-like 2 isoform X1 produces MEEEGSSTKGWNARTSSLHFEDERPFFHSTQMPPGPSEPFLLSGSDVKVPYTINRYLRDYQREGIQFIYHNYAKSRGCILGDDMGLGKTVQVIGFLAAVLQKTGTWTDVENNRPLFLLSQKPSEQVKKVFLIVAPLSVLYNWKDELDTWGHFRVVVVHGVRKDEELARVQRGRCEIALTTYETLRLCLDQFNSIDWVAVIVDEAHKIKNHRSQITQAMKDMKCKVRVGLTGTILQNNLEELWCVMDWAIPGCLGSLAGFKNRFSDPIEQGQKHTVTKRALAEGRKAVQELAKKLSRWFLRRTKDLISDQLPKKDDRVVYCSLTDFQRTVYRAVLDTDDVSLLLQSSGKCHCGSGRPRKKCCYKLNADGVPVRHLYFSYLAILRKVANHVALLQSREGTSKKQEKYVTAICEQVFRKFPDFTERCKQAAFEAMSDPMYSGKMKVLQKLLNHFIAKKDKILLFSLSTKLLDILESYCMAEGLEYHRLDGNTKSKDRVKIVREFNSSREVNLCLVSTLAGGLGLNFIGANVVVLFDPTWNPANDLQAIDRAYRIGQCRDVTVFRLISLGTVEEIIYLRQIYKQQLQSSVIGRENARRYFEAVQGTDGKAGELFGTRNLFRLQTDGTCLTHRILEREGRVEVGIMTARTQALDERMQEPDLRSADAATEQTGGSAGAGLKRAGVLDFSSASEDEDPCCSRPPETHTGEHTGAGTTCIGNIGLYSVLQGQMAQRGLQDTDSEEDSSSQSQDEDNCAKPTAIKVQASKSSESKEGMEGVTEDKPQRISEESADIELLSHKHNNDSTTGGKNHFHKRVKFENKRSEDDIENFSLSEDEVPEEGMRCMKGPPQENKSTQRRSSGKDNTIQMGINSRKTLGAHKTESRDEGNSGTLDSLLGGLQHVSYTHSNQKVVGSSRAEDRLSRAAVRDVFELNKHSQLPANCFLDSSETSIQSSDPVLSDPDDGGQTPVAYGKPHMEHPVTHTIKTSHRQNNVTVIVGETPSIMCRQHLEEMAQFFGFDSVRDFAEDILKNVSEQRLSRLQCFYSQKSPELKNITEKTFSKPNIKPKPPTSPPPSTSRQRTTSKRAHPNSLLKPQGEVSTPEVEDQRKLSKIKRIGKPETSEAHVHCSTDLLNNKIKMSSTDRYPSSSSVHLSQRCSAPAEEPKTNITSSSQPFKDKEHTSRSPFVSTDDVVASSSTQTGSSSKITDLIGDTSILNDLFKSKKKTIDQPRDVKTSTCTERSKSRGKDFWDILNEGNEESINKLTDLTEVEKICNSVSVSAKSRSSEKTGSSQLWKKNENFLWKR; encoded by the exons ATGGAGGAGGAAGGCTCATCTACAAAGGGCTGGAATGCCAGAACATCTAGTCTTCATTTTGAGGATGAGAGGCCTTTCTTCCACAGTACCCAAATGCCTCCAGGTCCGTCTGAGCCATTTCTGCTGTCAGGAAGTGATGTAAAAGTTCCATACACCATCAATCGATATTTACGAGACTATCAGCGAGAGGGCATACAATTCATCTATCATAACTATGCCAAGTCCAGAGGATGCATCTTGGGTGATGACATGGGTCTCGGAAAGACTGTTCAG GTCATCGGCTTCCTAGCTGCAGTTTTGCAGAAAACTGGTACATGGACAGATGTTGAGAACAACAGGCCACTGTTTTTGCTTTCACAGAAGCCATCAGAACAAGTTAAGAAG GTTTTCCTCATTGTGGCTCCGCTCTCTGTCCTCTACAATTGGAAAGATGAGTTAGACACTTGGGGTCATTTTAGAGTTGTGGTCGTGCACGGCGTGAGGAAGGATGAAGAACTGGCACGTGTGCAGAGAGGAAGATGTGAGATTGCTCTTACCACTTATGAGACCCTCAGACTCTGTTTGGACCAGTTTAACAG CATTGATTGGGTTGCCGTTATCGTTGATGAAGCTCACAAAATAAAGAACCACAGGTCTCAGATCACTCAGGCCATGAAGGACATGAAATGTAAAGTGAGGGTGGGACTGACAGGAACAATCCTTCAGAACAACCTCGAGGAGCTGTGGTGTGTTATGGACTG ggCCATTCCTGGATGCCTGGGTTCTCTGGCCGGTTTTAAAAACAGGTTTTCTGACCCCATTGAGCAGGGGCAGAAGCACACTGTGACGAAAAGAGCTCTAGCAGAAGGCCGTAAAGCTGTTCAGGAACTTGCAAAAAAACTCTCACGCTGGTTCCTCAGGAGAACAAAGGACCTTATCAGTGACCAGCTACCTAAGAAAGACGATCGA GTTGTCTATTGCTCACTCACAGACTTCCAGCGGACAGTGTATCGAGCGGTGCTGGACACAGACGACGTGTCCCTGCTGTTGCAGAGCTCAGGGAAGTGTCACTGTGGCAGTGGTCGTCCACGGAAGAAGTGCTGCTACAAACTGAATGCAGACGGTGTGCCGGTCAGACACCTGTACTTCAGTTATCTGGCTATACTGAGAAAGGTTGCAAATCATGTTGCATTACTGCAGTCCAGAGAAGGAACCAGTAAAAAACAG GAAAAATATGTGACAGCCATTTGTGAGCAAGTTTTTAGGAAATTTCCAGATTTCACAGAGAGGTGCAAACAAGCAGCCTTTGAAGCAATGTCTGACCCCATGTACAGTGGAAAAATGAAG GTTCTGCAAAAGCTACTTAATCACTTTATCGCGAAGAAAGACAAAATTCTTCTCTTCTCTCTTTCTACCAAG CTGTTAGATATTCTGGAAAGCTATTGTATGGCCGAGGGTCTAGAGTACCACAGACTGGATGGAAACACCAAGTCTAAGGACAGAGTTAAGATAGTGAGAGAGTTCAACAGCTCTCGAGAAGTCAACCTGTGTCTGGTGTCTACTTT GGCAGGTGGGCTTGGTCTTAACTTTATTGGAGCGAATGTTGTTGTGTTGTTTGATCCAACATGGAATCCTGCTAATGATCTCCAGGCTATTGACAG GGCGTATCGTATTGGCCAGTGCAGGGATGTGACGGTTTTTAGACTCATCTCTTTAGGAACAGTAGAAGAGATCATATACCTGCGCCAGATTTACAAACAG CAACTACAGTCGTCAGTGATTGGTCGGGAGAATGCTAGACGCTACTTTGAGGCCGTTCAGGGTACTGATGGCAAGGCAGGGGAGTTGTTTGGTACCCGAAACCTTTTCCGCCTTCAGACTGATGGCACCTGTCTTACCCATCGCATCCTAGAG AGGGAGGGCCGAGTGGAGGTGGGGATCATGACGGCCAGAACTCAAGCTCTGGACGAGAGGATGCAGGAGCCA GATCTCCGGTCAGCAGATGCTGCTACTGAGCAGACAGGTGGATCAGCAGGCGCTGGGCTTAAACGCGCTGGGGTGCTGGACTTCAGCAGTGCAAGTGAGGATGAAGATCCCTGCTGCTCCAGGCCCCCAGAAACACACACAGGAGAGCATACGGGAGCTGGTACTACCTGTATTGGAAATATAGGCCTGTATAGTGTGCTCCAGGGACAAATGGCTCAGAGAGGATTGCAGGATACAGACAGTGAAGAGGACTCAAGTAGCCAGAGTCAAGATGAGGATAACTGTGCAAAACCCACCGCGATTAAGGTACAAGCATCTAAGTCCAGTGAATCCAAGGAAGGGATGGAGGGTGTCACTGAAGATAAACCACAGCGAATATCAGAAGAGTCAGCAGACATTGAGCTCctttcacacaaacacaacaatgACAGCACAACTGGTGGcaagaatcattttcacaagAGAGtgaagtttgaaaataaaagaTCTGAAGATGATATTGAAAATTTTTCTTTGTCAGAAGATGAAGTGCCTGAAGAAGGCATGAGATGTATGAAGGGTCCTCCTCAGGAGAATAAATCAACTCAAAGACGGTCTTCTGGGAAGGACAACACTATTCAAATGGGAATAAATAGCCGAAAAACATTAGGAGCTCACAAAACCGAATCCAGAGATGAAGGAAACTCCGGAACACTGGACTCATTATTAG GTGGACTTCAGCACGTGAGCTACACCCACTCCAATCAGAAGGTAGTAGGCTCCAGCAGAGCAGAAGACCGCCTAAGCCGCGCTGCCGTACGAGATGTGTTTGAACTCAACAAGCACTCGCAGCTTCCTGCAAACTGCTTCCTGGATTCATCAGAG ACTTCCATCCAGTCATCTGATCCAGTACTCTCAGATCCCGACGATGGAGGTCAGACACCGGTAGCATATGGCAAACCCCACATGGAGCATCCAGTCACCCACACCATCAAAACCTCTCACCGCCAGAACAATGTCACGGTCATAGTGGGCGAAACACCAAGTATCATGTGCAG ACAGCATTTGGAAGAAATGGCTCAGTTCTTCGGATTCGACTCTGTGCGAGACTTCGCAGAAGACATTCTGAAGAACGTTTCAGAGCAGAGACTAAGCCGATTGCAGTGCTTCTACAGCCAGAAGAGCCCTGAACTCAAGAACATCACAGAAAAGACCTTTTCTAAACCCAACATCAAGCCAAAGCCACCCACCTCGCCACCACCATCTACATCCAGACAAAGAACTACCTCAAAAAGAGCCCACCCAAACTCCCTTCTTAAACCTCAAGGTGAGGTATCAACCCCGGAAGTTGAGGATCAAAGAAAACTGTCAAAGATAAAGAGAATAGGTAAACCAGAAACCTCTGAGGCTCACGTTCATTGCAGTACAGACCTCTTAAACAACAAAATTAAGATGTCCTCCACGGACAGATACCCGTCATCAAGTTCTGTACATCTTTCTCAAAGGTGCAGTGCACCAGCAGAAGAACCTAAAACCAACATTACTAGTTCCTCACAACCTTTCAAGGACAAGGAACACACTTCACGGTCACCTTTTGTCTCCACAGATGATGTTGTTGCATCAAGCTCAACCCAGACCGGCAGCTCCTCCAAAATCACAGACCTTATAGGTGACACATCCATCCTGAATGACTTGTTCAAGTCAAAGAAGAAAACCATAGACCAACCGAGGGATGTGAAAACATCCACATGCACAGAAAGATCAAAAAGTAGAGGAAAGGACTTCTGGGACATTTTGAATGAGGGAAATGAGGAGAGCATTAACAAACTCACAGATCTGACTGAGGTGGAGAAGATCTGTAACAGCGTTAGCGTCTCTGCAAAGTCTAGGAGTAGTGAAAAAACCGGAAGCTCGCaactttggaaaaaaaatgagaATTTTCTCTGGAAACGCTAG
- the ercc6l2 gene encoding DNA excision repair protein ERCC-6-like 2 isoform X2, whose translation MEEEGSSTKGWNARTSSLHFEDERPFFHSTQMPPGPSEPFLLSGSDVKVPYTINRYLRDYQREGIQFIYHNYAKSRGCILGDDMGLGKTVQVIGFLAAVLQKTGTWTDVENNRPLFLLSQKPSEQVKKVFLIVAPLSVLYNWKDELDTWGHFRVVVVHGVRKDEELARVQRGRCEIALTTYETLRLCLDQFNSIDWVAVIVDEAHKIKNHRSQITQAMKDMKCKVRVGLTGTILQNNLEELWCVMDWAIPGCLGSLAGFKNRFSDPIEQGQKHTVTKRALAEGRKAVQELAKKLSRWFLRRTKDLISDQLPKKDDRVVYCSLTDFQRTVYRAVLDTDDVSLLLQSSGKCHCGSGRPRKKCCYKLNADGVPVRHLYFSYLAILRKVANHVALLQSREGTSKKQEKYVTAICEQVFRKFPDFTERCKQAAFEAMSDPMYSGKMKVLQKLLNHFIAKKDKILLFSLSTKLLDILESYCMAEGLEYHRLDGNTKSKDRVKIVREFNSSREVNLCLVSTLAGGLGLNFIGANVVVLFDPTWNPANDLQAIDRAYRIGQCRDVTVFRLISLGTVEEIIYLRQIYKQQLQSSVIGRENARRYFEAVQGTDGKAGELFGTRNLFRLQTDGTCLTHRILEDLRSADAATEQTGGSAGAGLKRAGVLDFSSASEDEDPCCSRPPETHTGEHTGAGTTCIGNIGLYSVLQGQMAQRGLQDTDSEEDSSSQSQDEDNCAKPTAIKVQASKSSESKEGMEGVTEDKPQRISEESADIELLSHKHNNDSTTGGKNHFHKRVKFENKRSEDDIENFSLSEDEVPEEGMRCMKGPPQENKSTQRRSSGKDNTIQMGINSRKTLGAHKTESRDEGNSGTLDSLLGGLQHVSYTHSNQKVVGSSRAEDRLSRAAVRDVFELNKHSQLPANCFLDSSETSIQSSDPVLSDPDDGGQTPVAYGKPHMEHPVTHTIKTSHRQNNVTVIVGETPSIMCRQHLEEMAQFFGFDSVRDFAEDILKNVSEQRLSRLQCFYSQKSPELKNITEKTFSKPNIKPKPPTSPPPSTSRQRTTSKRAHPNSLLKPQGEVSTPEVEDQRKLSKIKRIGKPETSEAHVHCSTDLLNNKIKMSSTDRYPSSSSVHLSQRCSAPAEEPKTNITSSSQPFKDKEHTSRSPFVSTDDVVASSSTQTGSSSKITDLIGDTSILNDLFKSKKKTIDQPRDVKTSTCTERSKSRGKDFWDILNEGNEESINKLTDLTEVEKICNSVSVSAKSRSSEKTGSSQLWKKNENFLWKR comes from the exons ATGGAGGAGGAAGGCTCATCTACAAAGGGCTGGAATGCCAGAACATCTAGTCTTCATTTTGAGGATGAGAGGCCTTTCTTCCACAGTACCCAAATGCCTCCAGGTCCGTCTGAGCCATTTCTGCTGTCAGGAAGTGATGTAAAAGTTCCATACACCATCAATCGATATTTACGAGACTATCAGCGAGAGGGCATACAATTCATCTATCATAACTATGCCAAGTCCAGAGGATGCATCTTGGGTGATGACATGGGTCTCGGAAAGACTGTTCAG GTCATCGGCTTCCTAGCTGCAGTTTTGCAGAAAACTGGTACATGGACAGATGTTGAGAACAACAGGCCACTGTTTTTGCTTTCACAGAAGCCATCAGAACAAGTTAAGAAG GTTTTCCTCATTGTGGCTCCGCTCTCTGTCCTCTACAATTGGAAAGATGAGTTAGACACTTGGGGTCATTTTAGAGTTGTGGTCGTGCACGGCGTGAGGAAGGATGAAGAACTGGCACGTGTGCAGAGAGGAAGATGTGAGATTGCTCTTACCACTTATGAGACCCTCAGACTCTGTTTGGACCAGTTTAACAG CATTGATTGGGTTGCCGTTATCGTTGATGAAGCTCACAAAATAAAGAACCACAGGTCTCAGATCACTCAGGCCATGAAGGACATGAAATGTAAAGTGAGGGTGGGACTGACAGGAACAATCCTTCAGAACAACCTCGAGGAGCTGTGGTGTGTTATGGACTG ggCCATTCCTGGATGCCTGGGTTCTCTGGCCGGTTTTAAAAACAGGTTTTCTGACCCCATTGAGCAGGGGCAGAAGCACACTGTGACGAAAAGAGCTCTAGCAGAAGGCCGTAAAGCTGTTCAGGAACTTGCAAAAAAACTCTCACGCTGGTTCCTCAGGAGAACAAAGGACCTTATCAGTGACCAGCTACCTAAGAAAGACGATCGA GTTGTCTATTGCTCACTCACAGACTTCCAGCGGACAGTGTATCGAGCGGTGCTGGACACAGACGACGTGTCCCTGCTGTTGCAGAGCTCAGGGAAGTGTCACTGTGGCAGTGGTCGTCCACGGAAGAAGTGCTGCTACAAACTGAATGCAGACGGTGTGCCGGTCAGACACCTGTACTTCAGTTATCTGGCTATACTGAGAAAGGTTGCAAATCATGTTGCATTACTGCAGTCCAGAGAAGGAACCAGTAAAAAACAG GAAAAATATGTGACAGCCATTTGTGAGCAAGTTTTTAGGAAATTTCCAGATTTCACAGAGAGGTGCAAACAAGCAGCCTTTGAAGCAATGTCTGACCCCATGTACAGTGGAAAAATGAAG GTTCTGCAAAAGCTACTTAATCACTTTATCGCGAAGAAAGACAAAATTCTTCTCTTCTCTCTTTCTACCAAG CTGTTAGATATTCTGGAAAGCTATTGTATGGCCGAGGGTCTAGAGTACCACAGACTGGATGGAAACACCAAGTCTAAGGACAGAGTTAAGATAGTGAGAGAGTTCAACAGCTCTCGAGAAGTCAACCTGTGTCTGGTGTCTACTTT GGCAGGTGGGCTTGGTCTTAACTTTATTGGAGCGAATGTTGTTGTGTTGTTTGATCCAACATGGAATCCTGCTAATGATCTCCAGGCTATTGACAG GGCGTATCGTATTGGCCAGTGCAGGGATGTGACGGTTTTTAGACTCATCTCTTTAGGAACAGTAGAAGAGATCATATACCTGCGCCAGATTTACAAACAG CAACTACAGTCGTCAGTGATTGGTCGGGAGAATGCTAGACGCTACTTTGAGGCCGTTCAGGGTACTGATGGCAAGGCAGGGGAGTTGTTTGGTACCCGAAACCTTTTCCGCCTTCAGACTGATGGCACCTGTCTTACCCATCGCATCCTAGAG GATCTCCGGTCAGCAGATGCTGCTACTGAGCAGACAGGTGGATCAGCAGGCGCTGGGCTTAAACGCGCTGGGGTGCTGGACTTCAGCAGTGCAAGTGAGGATGAAGATCCCTGCTGCTCCAGGCCCCCAGAAACACACACAGGAGAGCATACGGGAGCTGGTACTACCTGTATTGGAAATATAGGCCTGTATAGTGTGCTCCAGGGACAAATGGCTCAGAGAGGATTGCAGGATACAGACAGTGAAGAGGACTCAAGTAGCCAGAGTCAAGATGAGGATAACTGTGCAAAACCCACCGCGATTAAGGTACAAGCATCTAAGTCCAGTGAATCCAAGGAAGGGATGGAGGGTGTCACTGAAGATAAACCACAGCGAATATCAGAAGAGTCAGCAGACATTGAGCTCctttcacacaaacacaacaatgACAGCACAACTGGTGGcaagaatcattttcacaagAGAGtgaagtttgaaaataaaagaTCTGAAGATGATATTGAAAATTTTTCTTTGTCAGAAGATGAAGTGCCTGAAGAAGGCATGAGATGTATGAAGGGTCCTCCTCAGGAGAATAAATCAACTCAAAGACGGTCTTCTGGGAAGGACAACACTATTCAAATGGGAATAAATAGCCGAAAAACATTAGGAGCTCACAAAACCGAATCCAGAGATGAAGGAAACTCCGGAACACTGGACTCATTATTAG GTGGACTTCAGCACGTGAGCTACACCCACTCCAATCAGAAGGTAGTAGGCTCCAGCAGAGCAGAAGACCGCCTAAGCCGCGCTGCCGTACGAGATGTGTTTGAACTCAACAAGCACTCGCAGCTTCCTGCAAACTGCTTCCTGGATTCATCAGAG ACTTCCATCCAGTCATCTGATCCAGTACTCTCAGATCCCGACGATGGAGGTCAGACACCGGTAGCATATGGCAAACCCCACATGGAGCATCCAGTCACCCACACCATCAAAACCTCTCACCGCCAGAACAATGTCACGGTCATAGTGGGCGAAACACCAAGTATCATGTGCAG ACAGCATTTGGAAGAAATGGCTCAGTTCTTCGGATTCGACTCTGTGCGAGACTTCGCAGAAGACATTCTGAAGAACGTTTCAGAGCAGAGACTAAGCCGATTGCAGTGCTTCTACAGCCAGAAGAGCCCTGAACTCAAGAACATCACAGAAAAGACCTTTTCTAAACCCAACATCAAGCCAAAGCCACCCACCTCGCCACCACCATCTACATCCAGACAAAGAACTACCTCAAAAAGAGCCCACCCAAACTCCCTTCTTAAACCTCAAGGTGAGGTATCAACCCCGGAAGTTGAGGATCAAAGAAAACTGTCAAAGATAAAGAGAATAGGTAAACCAGAAACCTCTGAGGCTCACGTTCATTGCAGTACAGACCTCTTAAACAACAAAATTAAGATGTCCTCCACGGACAGATACCCGTCATCAAGTTCTGTACATCTTTCTCAAAGGTGCAGTGCACCAGCAGAAGAACCTAAAACCAACATTACTAGTTCCTCACAACCTTTCAAGGACAAGGAACACACTTCACGGTCACCTTTTGTCTCCACAGATGATGTTGTTGCATCAAGCTCAACCCAGACCGGCAGCTCCTCCAAAATCACAGACCTTATAGGTGACACATCCATCCTGAATGACTTGTTCAAGTCAAAGAAGAAAACCATAGACCAACCGAGGGATGTGAAAACATCCACATGCACAGAAAGATCAAAAAGTAGAGGAAAGGACTTCTGGGACATTTTGAATGAGGGAAATGAGGAGAGCATTAACAAACTCACAGATCTGACTGAGGTGGAGAAGATCTGTAACAGCGTTAGCGTCTCTGCAAAGTCTAGGAGTAGTGAAAAAACCGGAAGCTCGCaactttggaaaaaaaatgagaATTTTCTCTGGAAACGCTAG